In Nicotiana tabacum cultivar K326 chromosome 17, ASM71507v2, whole genome shotgun sequence, one DNA window encodes the following:
- the LOC107767924 gene encoding uncharacterized protein LOC107767924 isoform X1: MGNLWSAAAEPPPRMVLVPPLFDFPPLSARTRMLESSYNMLFGKLALRCLFEDYFEEARHFSTRIMLKPIDDPHVDLIATVEGPLDHKPEEKIVGNAQFRWQSDVEDPHTFVDLFVSNDDPILLMRSCAFYPKFGFGAFGIFPVLLKNRVSSKDYGIMGLRYGSSNLSVGATLMPFSLGDDVPKSAWLISKMGRLTTGVQYESQFGSKNGAKYKNLENWSCAIGYGVGSGSPLSPSFNFGLELAKSSQFIASFYQHVVVQRRVKNPLEEDEVVGITNYIDFGFELQTRVNDEKAPSSIQDSTFQVAASWQANKNFLLKGKVGPLSSSLALAFKSWWKPSFTFNISATRDRTKGATAFGFGIRVDNIREGSYQRADPNFVMLTPTKEHLAEGIHWKVGKRPLLQSDVNSGNFDGMPRELRPLGKML, encoded by the exons ATGGGGAACTTGTGGTCGGCCGCCGCAGAACCTCCACCGCGTATGGTGTTAGTTCCGCCGCTCTTCGATTTTCCTCCTCTCTCTGCCCGTACAAG GATGCTGGAATCATCGTATAACATGTTATTTGGGAAACTGGCATTGAGATGCCTTTTTGAGGATTATTTCGAGGAAGCTAGGCACTTTAGCACCAGGATTATGCTTAAGCCAATTGATGATCCACACGTTGATTTGATTGCAACT GTTGAAGGCCCACTTGACCACAAACCTGAAGAGAAAATTGTAGGAAATGCACAATTTCGTTGGCAAAG TGATGTTGAGGATCCACATACCTTTGTCGACCTTTTCGTATCAAATGATGATCC GATCCTGCTGATGAGATCATGTGCATTCTACCCTAAATTTGGGTTTGGAGCTTTTGGCATTTTCCCGGTGCTTTTAAAGAATAG AGTATCTTCAAAAGATTATGGAATCATGGGTTTGAGATATGGCTCATCAAATCTCTCAGTTGGAGCTACTCTTATGCCTTTCTCTT TGGGAGATGATGTTCCCAAAAGCGCATGGCTCATAAGCAAGATGGGAAGGTTAACCACAGGGGTGCAGTATGAATCACAGT TTGGAAGCAAAAATGGCGCAAAGTATAAGAACTTAGAAAATTGGAGCTGTGCCATTGGCTATGGAGTGGGATCAGGCAGCCCTTTGAGCCCATCCTTCAATTTTGGTCTTGAGCTTGCTAAAAGTTCACAG TTTATTGCTTCATTCTATCAACATGTGGTGGTTCAAAGACGG GTGAAAAATCCACTAGAAGAAGATGAAGTAGTTGGAATTACTAACTATATTGACTTTGGATTTGAGTTGCAGACAAG GGTTAATGATGAGAAAGCTCCAAGCAGCATCCAAGATTCCACCTTTCAAGTTGCTGCATCTTGGCAAGCTAATAAAAATTTCTTACTTAAG GGAAAGGTGGGGCCTCTAAGCTCATCTCTAGCATTGGCGTTTAAGTCATGGTGGAAACCTTCCTTCACTTTCAATATTTCAG CTACCAGAGATCGTACCAAAGGAGCAACAGCCTTCGGATTTGGAATTCGTGTTGACAATATTAGAGAAGGAAG CTATCAAAGGGCTGATCCAAACTTTGTAATGCTGACCCCAACTAAGGAGCACTTGGCAGAAGGCATACACTGGAAAGTTGGGAAGAGACCATTACTTCAATCTGATGTGAATTCTGGGAATTTCGATGGCATGCCTAGGGAATTAAGACCCTTGGGCAAAATGTTGTAG
- the LOC107767924 gene encoding uncharacterized protein LOC107767924 isoform X2, with product MPGESVRRFRMLESSYNMLFGKLALRCLFEDYFEEARHFSTRIMLKPIDDPHVDLIATVEGPLDHKPEEKIVGNAQFRWQSDVEDPHTFVDLFVSNDDPILLMRSCAFYPKFGFGAFGIFPVLLKNRVSSKDYGIMGLRYGSSNLSVGATLMPFSLGDDVPKSAWLISKMGRLTTGVQYESQFGSKNGAKYKNLENWSCAIGYGVGSGSPLSPSFNFGLELAKSSQFIASFYQHVVVQRRVKNPLEEDEVVGITNYIDFGFELQTRVNDEKAPSSIQDSTFQVAASWQANKNFLLKGKVGPLSSSLALAFKSWWKPSFTFNISATRDRTKGATAFGFGIRVDNIREGSYQRADPNFVMLTPTKEHLAEGIHWKVGKRPLLQSDVNSGNFDGMPRELRPLGKML from the exons ATGCCCGGGGAAAGTGTTCGGAGGTTTCG GATGCTGGAATCATCGTATAACATGTTATTTGGGAAACTGGCATTGAGATGCCTTTTTGAGGATTATTTCGAGGAAGCTAGGCACTTTAGCACCAGGATTATGCTTAAGCCAATTGATGATCCACACGTTGATTTGATTGCAACT GTTGAAGGCCCACTTGACCACAAACCTGAAGAGAAAATTGTAGGAAATGCACAATTTCGTTGGCAAAG TGATGTTGAGGATCCACATACCTTTGTCGACCTTTTCGTATCAAATGATGATCC GATCCTGCTGATGAGATCATGTGCATTCTACCCTAAATTTGGGTTTGGAGCTTTTGGCATTTTCCCGGTGCTTTTAAAGAATAG AGTATCTTCAAAAGATTATGGAATCATGGGTTTGAGATATGGCTCATCAAATCTCTCAGTTGGAGCTACTCTTATGCCTTTCTCTT TGGGAGATGATGTTCCCAAAAGCGCATGGCTCATAAGCAAGATGGGAAGGTTAACCACAGGGGTGCAGTATGAATCACAGT TTGGAAGCAAAAATGGCGCAAAGTATAAGAACTTAGAAAATTGGAGCTGTGCCATTGGCTATGGAGTGGGATCAGGCAGCCCTTTGAGCCCATCCTTCAATTTTGGTCTTGAGCTTGCTAAAAGTTCACAG TTTATTGCTTCATTCTATCAACATGTGGTGGTTCAAAGACGG GTGAAAAATCCACTAGAAGAAGATGAAGTAGTTGGAATTACTAACTATATTGACTTTGGATTTGAGTTGCAGACAAG GGTTAATGATGAGAAAGCTCCAAGCAGCATCCAAGATTCCACCTTTCAAGTTGCTGCATCTTGGCAAGCTAATAAAAATTTCTTACTTAAG GGAAAGGTGGGGCCTCTAAGCTCATCTCTAGCATTGGCGTTTAAGTCATGGTGGAAACCTTCCTTCACTTTCAATATTTCAG CTACCAGAGATCGTACCAAAGGAGCAACAGCCTTCGGATTTGGAATTCGTGTTGACAATATTAGAGAAGGAAG CTATCAAAGGGCTGATCCAAACTTTGTAATGCTGACCCCAACTAAGGAGCACTTGGCAGAAGGCATACACTGGAAAGTTGGGAAGAGACCATTACTTCAATCTGATGTGAATTCTGGGAATTTCGATGGCATGCCTAGGGAATTAAGACCCTTGGGCAAAATGTTGTAG